The Globicephala melas chromosome X, mGloMel1.2, whole genome shotgun sequence genome window below encodes:
- the EDA2R gene encoding tumor necrosis factor receptor superfamily member 27 yields MDCQENEYWDQWGRCVACQLCGPGQELSKDCGYGEGGDAYCAACPPRRYKSSWGHHRCHTCITCAVINRIQKENCTATSNAVCGDCLPRFYQKTRIGGLQDQECIPCTKQTPTSEVQCAFQLSLVKADVPTVSPQEVTLVALVSSLLMVFTLAFLGLFFLYCKQFFNRNCQRVSGGSLQYEADEAAEEESLFPMPPGQETSPESPLSESIFETQALNPILDDDCSSTRGFPTQESFTLASCASESHSHWVHTPIECTELDLRKISSSASYTGAETLRGNTAEHSGDRLELTVPFEVPSLSLY; encoded by the exons GATTGTGGTTATGGAGAAGGTGGAGATGCATACTGCGCAGCCTGCCCTCCCCGCAGATATAAAAGCAGCTGGGGCCACCATAGATGTCATACTTGCATCACCTGTGCTGTCATCAATCGTATCCAGAAGGAGAACTGTACAGCTACCTCTAATGCCGTCTGTGGGGACTGTCTGCCCAG GTTCTACCAAAAGACACGTATTGGAGGCCTGCAGGATCAAGAGTGTATCCCATGCACGAAGCAGACCCCCACCTCTGAGGTTCAGT GTGCCTTCCAGTTGAGCTTAGTGAAGGCAGATGTACCCACAGTATCCCCTCAGGAGGTCACACTTGTTGCACTGGTGAGCAGTCTGCTCATGGTGTTTACCCTGGCCTTCCTGGGGCTCTTCTTCCTCTACTGCAAGCAGTTCTTCAACAGAAATTGCCAGCGTG TTTCAGGAGGTTCGCTGCAGTATGAGGCTGACGAGGCAGCGGAAGAGGAATCTCTCTTCCCCATGCCACCTGGCCAGGAGACCAGTCCTGAGTCCCCACTGAGTGAAAGCATCTTTGAGACCCAGGCACTTAACCCCATCCTGGATGACGACTGCAGCTCGACTCGTGGCTTCCCCACACAGGAGTCTTTTACCTTGGCCTCCTGTGCCTCAGAGAGCCACTCCCACTGGGTCCACACTCCCATCGAATGTACAGAGCTGGACCTGCGAAAGATTTCCAGTTCTGCTTCCTATACTGGAGCTGAGACCTTGAGGGGGAACACAGCTGAACACTCTGGAGACAGACTGGAGCTCACTGTACCCTTTGAAGTACCCAGCCTTTCACTCTACTGA